A stretch of Carya illinoinensis cultivar Pawnee chromosome 14, C.illinoinensisPawnee_v1, whole genome shotgun sequence DNA encodes these proteins:
- the LOC122294212 gene encoding beta-glucosidase 12-like isoform X2, which translates to MERRGGTSSDSSFGTFPNWCHKDRIQDGSNGDVTVDQYHHYKEDVGIMKQMGLDAYRFSISWSRVLPNGKLSGGVNMEGIKYYNNLINELLAKGLKPFVTLFHFDLPQSLEDDYGGFLSPHIVNDFRDYTEVCFNEFGDRVKHWITLNEPTSYSIGGYASGVIPPGRCSDWQNQYCTKGNSGTEPYLVIHHQLLAHAATVKAYRQKYQERQKGTIGISLEIGWMVPYSKARHHCNAMLRALDFRIGWLMDPLINGDYPHSMRSLVGNRLPKFTKEQSKLVNRSFDFIGLNYYTAYYAAYAPQHNAGNASYLTDSRTNLSTERNGIPIGPQAASEWLHLYSRGIRDLLLYTKQKYHNPLIYITENGIDEINNATLSLEEALVDNQRIEYYCSHLWYLQKAIRDGVNVKGYFAWSLLDNFEWNSGYTVRFGINYIDYKDGCKRHPKLSAHWFKNFLKK; encoded by the exons ATGGAAAGAAGAGGAGGCACAAGTTCAGACTCATCTTTCGGAACCTTCCCCAACTGGTGTCATAAAG ATAGGATACAAGATGGCAGTAATGGAGATGTAACTGTTGATCAATACCATCACTATAAG GAAGACGTTGGGATTATGAAGCAAATGGGTTTAGATGCATACAGGTTCTCAATCTCATGGTCCCGAGTTTTACCAA ATGGAAAACTAAGTGGGGGTGTGAACATGGAAGGAATCAAATACTACAACAACCTCATCAATGAACTTCTAGCCAAAG GTCTAAAGCCCTTTGTGACACTCTTTCACTTTGATCTTCCCCAATCCTTGGAAGATGATTATGGTGGTTTCTTAAGTCCACATATTGT GAATGATTTTCGGGACTATACCGAGGTTTGCTTCAATGAATTTGGCGATCGGGTGAAGCACTGGATCACACTGAATGAGCCAACGAGCTACAGCATAGGTGGTTATGCATCTGGGGTTATACCGCCAGGGCGATGTTCTGATTGGCAAAATCAGTATTGCACCAAAGGAAATTCTGGAACGGAACCATATTTGGTGATACACCACCAACTTCTTGCCCATGCAGCTACTGTTAAAGCTTACCGACAAAAGTATCAG GAAAGACAAAAAGGCACTATAGGTATATCGCTCGAGATAGGCTGGATGGTGCCATATTCTAAAGCGAGACATCATTGTAATGCTATGCTACGGGCTCTTGATTTCAGAATTGGATG GTTAATGGACCCCTTGATCAATGGTGACTATCCACATAGCATGAGATCTTTGGTTGGAAACCGATTACCCAAATTTACCAAAGAACAATCTAAGCTCGTAAATAGGTCATTTGATTTTATCGGATTAAACTACTATACTGCTTATTATGCAGCCTATGCACCTCAACATAATGCTGGAAACGCAAGCTACTTGACAGATTCTCGTACTAATCTTTCAA CTGAGCGCAATGGAATCCCCATTGGTCCACAG GCTGCTTCAGAATGGCTTCATCTATATTCAAGAGGAATTCGAGATCTTTTGTTGTACACGAAGCAGAAGTACCATAATCCACTAATTTACATCACTGAGAATG gaattgatgagatcaataatgcCACCTTGTCACTAGAAGAGGCTCTTGTGGACAACCAAAGAATTGAATACTATTGTAGCCATCTTTGGTATCTTCAGAAGGCTATTAG ggATGGTGTAAATGTTAAGGGATACTTTGCATGGTCCTTGTTGGACAACTTTGAATGGAATTCAGGTTACACAGTTCGATTTGGCATCAACTACATAGACTACAAGGATGGATGTAAAAGACACCCTAAACTTTCAGCTCATTGGTTCAAGAATTTCCTCAAGAAATAG
- the LOC122294211 gene encoding linoleate 13S-lipoxygenase 2-1, chloroplastic-like: MLPRICQSRSSETGLFSLLQKPFIHIDVSSSLPIWSKSSIRKKYNKAIHCTGFISSNIKSVASTSTTPTTTTSEATEKSFISVQAVVIVKPTVRGFLSNLGIQRGLDDIKDLLGKTLLLELVSSELDSETGLEKERVEAYAHKAGKGEEGVKYETEFEVPVDFGEVGAVLVENEHHREMFVETILIHGLPQGPINVTCCSWVHSKFDNPVKRVFFTNKSYLPSQTPSGLRRLREEDLESLRGNGEGEPKRFERIYDYDVYNDLGEPDKSLELQRPVLGGKEHPYPRRCRTGRPLSEADPQSETRKTSRFYVPRDECFSEIKQLTFSAKTVYSVLRVLVPSLGIVISDRDLGFPYFTAIDSLFTEGVNLPSEEDQEGFLREIMPRLVKTISKTGGDVLRFETPETMNRDKFFWFRDDEFARQTLAGLNPYSIRLVTEWPLKSKLDPEIYGPPESAITTEIIEEEIGGLMTVDKALKEKKLFMLDYHDLLLPFVSKVRQLKGTTLYGSRTLFFLTKDGTLRPLAIELTRPPIDGKPQWKQVYAPSWHSTEVWLWRIAKAHVLAHDSGYHQLVSHWLRTHCVTEPYVIATNRQLSVMHPIYRLLHPHFRYTMEINALAREALINAGGTIESAFAPGKYSMEICSAAYDLQWRFDKESLPADLINRGMAVEDPTAPHGLRLTIKDYPYGNDGLILWDAIKQWVTDYVNHYYPDPSLVEFDQELQSWWTEIRTVGHADKKDEPWWPVLKTQKDLIDILTTITWVTSGHHAAANFGQYAYGGYFPNRPTIARTNMPTEDPTEEEWKIFLKKPERALLQCFPSQLQATRVMAVLDILSNHSPDEEYLGEKSEPSWAEDPFIKEAFERFHGRLRELERIIDERNANNSLKNRVGAGVVPYELLKPFSSPGVTGKGVPYSISI; this comes from the exons ATGTTGCCTCGAATTTGCCAGTCACGCAGTTCTGAAACCGGCCTCTTCAGCCTGTTGCAGAAGCCATTCATCCATATCGATGTCAGTTCTTCGCTTCCAATCTGGTCAAAATCCTCCATCCGAAAGAAGTACAACAAAGCCATTCACTGTACTGGGTTCATTTCTAGCAACATAAAAAGTGTTGCTAGCACTAGTACTACTCCAACAACTACGACATCCGAGGCTACCGAGAAGTCTTTTATTAGTGTTCAAGCCGTTGTAATCGTGAAACCAACGGTTCGTGGGTTTCTGTCAAACCTTGGGATACAGCGAGGGCTTGATGATATCAAAGATTTGCTTGGTAAAACACTCCTCCTGGAGTTAGTTAGCTCCGAGCTTGATTCCG AGACGGGATTAGAGAAAGAAAGGGTTGAAGCATATGCACACAAGGCGGGGAAAGGGGAGGAGGGGGTGAAGTACGAGACGGAATTTGAAGTGCCAGTTGATTTTGGAGAGGTTGGGGCTGTGTTGGTTGAAAATGAGCACCACAGGGAGATGTTCGTAGAGACTATACTCATCCATGGCTTACCTCAAGGCCCCATAAATGTGACATGTTGCTCCTGGGTTCACTCCAAGTTCGACAATCCTGTCAAGAGGGTATTTTTCACCAATAAG TCATACTTGCCCTCACAAACACCAAGTGGATTGCGGAGGCTAAGAGAAGAAGACCTGGAGAGTTTGCGAGGAAACGGTGAAGGAGAACCTAAGAGATTTGAGAGGATATACGATTATGATGTGTACAATGATCTTGGGGAACCCGATAAGAGCCTCGAACTTCAAAGACCAGTACTGGGTGGCAAAGAGCACCCCTATCCTCGACGTTGCAGGACCGGACGCCCCCTTTCCGAAGCAg ATCCACAGTCGGAGACGAGGAAAACTAGCAGGTTTTATGTTCCTCGAGATGAATGCTTCTCGGAGATAAAGCAGCTAACATTCTCGGCGAAGACCGTATACTCTGTGTTGCGAGTATTGGTGCCATCACTAGGAATTGTGATTTCGGATAGGGATCTTGGATTCCCATACTTCACAGCCATAGACTCACTTTTCACCGAAGGGGTTAACTTGCCATcggaagaagatcaagaaggGTTTCTCAGAGAAATCATGCCCAGGCTTGTTAAAACCATTTCCAAAACCGGAGGAGATGTGCTCCGCTTTGAGACCCCTGAAACTATGAACA GGGACAAGTTCTTTTGGTTTAGGGATGACGAATTTGCTCGACAGACTCTTGCTGGTCTCAACCCATATAGCATACGGTTGGTCACG GAGTGGCCATTGAAGAGCAAACTTGATCCTGAGATCTACGGTCCACCAGAGTCAGCCATCACGACAGAAATTATTGAGGAAGAGATTGGAGGTCTAATGACTGTTGACAAG GccttaaaagaaaagaagctgTTTATGCTAGATTATCACGACTTGTTATTACCATTCGTCAGCAAAGTAAGACAGCTTAAGGGCACCACATTGTACGGTTCACGTACACTATTCTTCTTAACTAAAGATGGCACCTTGAGGCCTCTGGCGATTGAACTGACTCGGCCACCTATAGACGGAAAGCCGCAGTGGAAGCAAGTTTATGCACCTTCTTGGCATTCAACTGAAGTTTGGCTATGGAGGATTGCTAAAGCTCATGTCCTTGCCCATGACTCTGGCTATCACCAGCTCGTTAGTCACTG GCTAAGAACTCACTGTGTAACAGAGCCTTACGTAATTGCTACAAATAGGCAACTTAGCGTGATGCATCCAATCTACAGACTGTTGCACCCTCATTTTCGTTACACAATGGAGATCAATGCTCTGGCTCGAGAAGCACTTATCAATGCAGGTGGCACCATTGAGTCTGCATTCGCACCTGGTAAATATTCCATGGAAATCTGCTCTGCCGCCTATGATCTCCAATGGAGGTTCGACAAGGAGTCACTTCCTGCTGACCTAATTAACAG GGGAATGGCCGTTGAGGATCCAACTGCTCCTCATGGACTAAGGCTAACAATCAAAGACTACCCCTACGGAAATGATGGTCTCATCCTCTGGGATGCCATCAAACAATGGGTCACAGACTATGTCAATCACTACTACCCTGACCCTAGCCTTGTGGAGTTTGATCAAGAGCTCCAATCATGGTGGACGGAAATTCGAACAGTTGGCCACGCCGACAAGAAGGACGAACCGTGGTGGCCGGTTCTCAAGACCCAGAAAGACCTAATCGACATCCTCACAACGATCACTTGGGTGACTTCCGGCCACCATGCCGCCGCCAACTTCGGTCAATATGCTTACGGGGGCTACTTCCCAAATCGGCCAACCATTGCTAGAACCAATATGCCTACAGAAGACCCAACTGAAGAAGAATGgaaaattttcttgaaaaaaccTGAACGCGCACTTTTGCAATGCTTCCCTTCACAACTTCAAGCAACAAGAGTGATGGCTGTTTTGGACATATTGTCTAATCATTCACCCGACGAAGAATATCTTGGGGAGAAAAGTGAGCCATCATGGGCTGAAGATCCGTTTATAAAGGAGGCATTTGAGAGGTTCCATGGGAGATTGAGGGAACTTGAACGGATAATTGATGAAAGGAATGCGAACAATAGTTTGAAGAATAGAGTAGGAGCTGGGGTTGTGCCGTATGAGCTTTTGAAGCCATTTTCCAGCCCTGGCGTAACTGGAAAAGGAGTTCCATATAGCATTTCCATTTGA